Proteins from a genomic interval of uncultured Flavobacterium sp.:
- a CDS encoding hydrolase, which translates to MKPSVNLLSPENHALVLIDFEGQMAFATTSIALSELRTNVAIISGASKIFNVPTIVTTVAEESFSGPVFPEVEEFYPMATSGYIDRTTMNTWEDENAYKAITGTKKQKLVLAGLWTGVCIVGPALSAIDEGYEVYIITDACGDVSKEAHERAIERMIQAGAKPMTSIQYLLELQRDWAREETYVPVMNLMTKYGGSYGLGIHYAHNMLKH; encoded by the coding sequence ATGAAACCATCAGTAAACTTATTATCTCCAGAAAACCACGCTTTAGTATTAATTGACTTTGAAGGGCAAATGGCATTTGCTACAACAAGCATTGCACTAAGTGAATTGCGTACTAATGTTGCTATCATTAGCGGTGCATCAAAAATATTTAATGTACCTACTATCGTTACAACAGTTGCCGAAGAAAGCTTTTCCGGTCCGGTTTTCCCAGAAGTTGAAGAATTTTATCCAATGGCAACTTCAGGATATATCGATCGTACAACAATGAATACATGGGAAGACGAAAATGCTTATAAAGCAATTACAGGTACAAAAAAACAAAAATTAGTGCTTGCAGGATTATGGACAGGCGTTTGCATCGTTGGCCCAGCCCTATCTGCAATTGACGAAGGTTATGAAGTTTACATTATTACAGATGCCTGTGGAGATGTAAGCAAAGAAGCTCACGAACGCGCGATAGAAAGAATGATACAAGCGGGTGCAAAACCAATGACTTCTATCCAATATTTATTAGAACTTCAAAGAGACTGGGCACGCGAAGAAACATACGTTCCTGTAATGAATCTAATGACAAAATACGGCGGATCTTATGGTTTAGGAATTCATTATGCACATAACATGTTGAAACACTAA
- a CDS encoding phosphoribosylpyrophosphate synthetase: MSSFQQPAFDTVTEALQWLNQQGFTENFNLDENCIRYNNNTQSMSPEEFKIEYLFRFEGDTDPGDEDIVYGIISEIYNIKGVLTSAFGIYADAISTEMIKKLSTH; the protein is encoded by the coding sequence ATGAGTTCATTTCAACAACCCGCCTTTGATACCGTTACAGAAGCTTTACAATGGCTGAATCAGCAAGGTTTTACAGAAAACTTTAATCTTGATGAAAACTGTATCCGTTATAATAATAACACGCAAAGTATGTCTCCGGAAGAATTCAAAATTGAATATTTATTCCGTTTTGAAGGAGATACAGATCCTGGTGATGAAGATATTGTGTATGGAATAATATCTGAAATCTATAACATAAAAGGTGTTTTGACAAGTGCTTTTGGAATTTATGCCGACGCTATTTCTACAGAAATGATCAAAAAGCTTTCAACACATTAA